A single Epinephelus lanceolatus isolate andai-2023 chromosome 22, ASM4190304v1, whole genome shotgun sequence DNA region contains:
- the LOC144459814 gene encoding uncharacterized protein LOC144459814, with the protein MALQNREESEEEISYDFQDLRRRFIHLEERSHVSQQSRHMARLEERRYDFQRLRHRFVIVGQRSHDSQQSRRLPPEEKAHNFEELRSRFMNGEEESKDIRRGTTGEKCYDPRDTTLTFVQGEDEMDFLCHDFKSLRAKMSCGHAVTPMSLTLWCLNLLNQGDCRFVCGQTGCDAEWPFEEVCKMALLTPEERDYFESKIFSNTGESYLDVKVCPGCQSRVMRTDLHDLSVQCPVCTARRRRAYRFCWQCLKKWKGPAPRSDRCGNADCQDPLEILRNCPDITFKDVEGVTGCPSIRACPTCGVLVEHNRTYCKNIYCVRCKVEFCFVCLKLTKECADVKNASSYFELCPSGVAPRQTSIPVWQRT; encoded by the exons ATGGCTCTGCAAAACAGAGAAGAATCTGAAGAGGAGATAAGTTATGACTTCCAAGACCTGAGAAGGAGGTTCATACATTTAGAGGAGAGGAGTCATGTCTCTCAACAAAGCAGACACATGGCACGtttagaggagaggagatatGACTTTCAGCGACTTAGACACAGATTCGTAATTGTGGGGCAGAGGAGTCATGACTCTCAACAAAGCAGGCGTTTGCCACCTGAAGAGAAGGCTCATAACTTTGAAGAGCTGAGAAGCAGATTCAtgaatggagaggaggagagtaaAGACATCAGGAGAGGAACAACTGGAGAGAAATGTTATGACCCTCGGGACACCACGCTGACATTTGTACAAGGAGAGGATGAAATGGATT TTTTGTGTCATGACTTCAAGTCTCTGAGAGCAAAGATGTCCTGCGGTCATGCTGTCACTCCGATGTCTCTCACCCTCTGGTGTCTAAATTTGCTTAATCAG GGTGATTGCAGATTTGTGTGTGGCCAGACTGGCTGTGATGCTGAGTGGCCCTTTGAGGAGGTTTGTAAAATGGCTCTTCTGACCCCTGAAGAAAGGGATTATTTTGAAAGTAAAATCTTCAGCAACACTGGCGAGAGTTACTTGGATGTCAAAGTG TGTCCTGGATGCCAGTCTCGTGTGATGAGAACTGACCTCCATGATCTCAGCGTCCAGTGCCCAGTGTGCACAGCGAGGAGAAGAAGGGCTTATCGGTTCTGCTGGCAGTGTTTGAAGAAGTGGAAAGGCCCAGCTCCACGTTCAGACCGCTGTGGGAATGCAGACTGCCAAGACCCACTGGAAATACTGAGAAACTGCCCGGATATCACCTTCAAGGATGTGGAGGGGGTCACTGGCTGTCCCTCCATCCGTGCCTGTCCCACCTGTGGTGTTCTGGTGGAGCATAATAGAActtactgtaaaaacatttattgtGTGCGGTGTAAGGTGGAgttctgttttgtgtgtctgaagCTCACTAAAGAGTGTGCGGATGTGAAGAACGCATCCTCATATTTTGAACTTTGCCCCAGTGGTGTCGCACCAAGACAGACCTCTATACCTGTGTGGCAGAGGACATGA
- the LOC117245690 gene encoding ubiquitin carboxyl-terminal hydrolase 47-like isoform X2 — MFSFRKRALDDVEAGAAEEKKLKVIRPQRLPHGLYNQGATCYLNSVLQVLFMTTEIHDRLDPKSQITDEELRNLFEELKKATCGTEKITEILAIENVHEQRDAVECLELILHEVSPQASEVFEGQLAYTTKCSDGHNINEETNPFWTLPLSLKDTHDDTTYSVENGFKRIFQLKSFSGDNMVYCNECEKKTDATCGCEMVTYPQILILLLKRFDFDYSTMSYFKTNRCVDVPRTLQRKNNKYELYGMVNHMGGLRGGHYTATILSNEDKTWYEFNDDHVSQVGEQPWTSNSSTAYLLMYRASGEKSGEKDTKKEDENTWKSSSNIKKNIIITAIVCGCALILIVPVVWFMKKA; from the exons ATGTTCAGCTTCAGAAAACGAGCCCTGGATGATGTGGaagcaggagcagcagaggagaagaaACTAAAAG TAATTCGGCCACAGAGACTTCCTCATGGTCTGTACAATCAGGGCGCCACATGCTACCTCAACAGTGTCCTGCAAGTTCTCTTCATGACAACAGAGATCCATGACAG GTTGGATCCAAAATCACAGATCACAGATGAAGAGCTGAGAAACCTCTTTGAAGAACtgaaaaaagcaacatgtgGAACAGAAAAGATCACGGAGATTTTGGCCATTGAAAATG ttcatgaacaACGTGATGCTGTTGAATGCCTTGAGCTGATTTTACATGAGGTCAGCCCACAGGCCTCTGAG GTTTTCGAAGGACAGCTAGCGTACACAACAAAGTGCTCTGATGGCCACAACATCAACGAAGAGACGAATCCATTCTGGACTCTTCCTCTGTCACTGAAAGATACCCATGATGATACAACCTACAGCGTG gaaaatgGTTTTAAAAGGATTTTCCAGCTGAAATCATTCAGCGGAGACAACATGGTGTACTGCAACGAatgtgaaaagaaaacagacgCAACCTGT GGATGTGAGATGGTGACATATCCTCAGATTTTGATTCTACTCCTCAAGAGGTTTGACTTTGACTACAGCACCATGTCATATTTCAAGACGAACCGCTGTGTGGACGTGCCACGAACGTTACAGAGAAAG AACAACAAGTACGAACTGTATGGGATGGTGAATCACATGGGGGGTCTCAGAGGAGGACATTACACAGCCACCATCCTGTCCAACGAGGACAAAACCTGGTATGAGTTTAATGACGATCACGTCAGCCAG GTTGGAGAGCAACCATGGACTTCCAA TTCCAGCACTGCGTATCTGCTCATGTACAGAG CCTCAGGGGAAAAGTCCGGAGAAAaggacacaaaaaaagaagacg AAAATACTTGGAAGAGTTCAAGCAACATCAAGAAGAACATTATTATTACTGCCATTGTTTGTGGTTGTGCATTAATTCTGATAGTGCCTGTTGTATGGTTTATGAAAAAAGCTTAA
- the LOC117245690 gene encoding ubiquitin carboxyl-terminal hydrolase 47-like isoform X1 encodes MFSFRKRALDDVEAGAAEEKKLKVIRPQRLPHGLYNQGATCYLNSVLQVLFMTTEIHDRLDPKSQITDEELRNLFEELKKATCGTEKITEILAIENVHEQRDAVECLELILHEVSPQASEVFEGQLAYTTKCSDGHNINEETNPFWTLPLSLKDTHDDTTYSVENGFKRIFQLKSFSGDNMVYCNECEKKTDATCGCEMVTYPQILILLLKRFDFDYSTMSYFKTNRCVDVPRTLQRKNNKYELYGMVNHMGGLRGGHYTATILSNEDKTWYEFNDDHVSQVGEQPWTSNSSTAYLLMYRASGEKSGEKDTKKEDGEMTRENTWKSSSNIKKNIIITAIVCGCALILIVPVVWFMKKA; translated from the exons ATGTTCAGCTTCAGAAAACGAGCCCTGGATGATGTGGaagcaggagcagcagaggagaagaaACTAAAAG TAATTCGGCCACAGAGACTTCCTCATGGTCTGTACAATCAGGGCGCCACATGCTACCTCAACAGTGTCCTGCAAGTTCTCTTCATGACAACAGAGATCCATGACAG GTTGGATCCAAAATCACAGATCACAGATGAAGAGCTGAGAAACCTCTTTGAAGAACtgaaaaaagcaacatgtgGAACAGAAAAGATCACGGAGATTTTGGCCATTGAAAATG ttcatgaacaACGTGATGCTGTTGAATGCCTTGAGCTGATTTTACATGAGGTCAGCCCACAGGCCTCTGAG GTTTTCGAAGGACAGCTAGCGTACACAACAAAGTGCTCTGATGGCCACAACATCAACGAAGAGACGAATCCATTCTGGACTCTTCCTCTGTCACTGAAAGATACCCATGATGATACAACCTACAGCGTG gaaaatgGTTTTAAAAGGATTTTCCAGCTGAAATCATTCAGCGGAGACAACATGGTGTACTGCAACGAatgtgaaaagaaaacagacgCAACCTGT GGATGTGAGATGGTGACATATCCTCAGATTTTGATTCTACTCCTCAAGAGGTTTGACTTTGACTACAGCACCATGTCATATTTCAAGACGAACCGCTGTGTGGACGTGCCACGAACGTTACAGAGAAAG AACAACAAGTACGAACTGTATGGGATGGTGAATCACATGGGGGGTCTCAGAGGAGGACATTACACAGCCACCATCCTGTCCAACGAGGACAAAACCTGGTATGAGTTTAATGACGATCACGTCAGCCAG GTTGGAGAGCAACCATGGACTTCCAA TTCCAGCACTGCGTATCTGCTCATGTACAGAG CCTCAGGGGAAAAGTCCGGAGAAAaggacacaaaaaaagaagacgGTGAGATGACGAGAG AAAATACTTGGAAGAGTTCAAGCAACATCAAGAAGAACATTATTATTACTGCCATTGTTTGTGGTTGTGCATTAATTCTGATAGTGCCTGTTGTATGGTTTATGAAAAAAGCTTAA
- the LOC144459709 gene encoding uncharacterized protein LOC144459709 produces MVIQLKVHDPRGQQHIIEVCDRQEDMEKITVQQLKKKIAHILKMHDDFRMVFRTEPLEESHLLSQFKIKHMSTVHMLLMVTGGASWDEDAEEDRDTETLHCHIYTRCIS; encoded by the exons ATGGTGATCCAGCTGAAGGTGCATGATCCCAGGGGGCAACAGCACATCATCGAAGTGTGCGACAGGCAGGAGGACATGGAAAAGATCACTGTTCAACAGCTGAAGAAGAAAATTGCTCATATACTGAAGATGC ACGATGACTTCCGGATGGTCTTCAGAACCGAACCTCTGGAAGAATCCCATCTGCTGTCACAGTTTAAGATCAAGCACATGTCCACCGTCCACATGCTGCTGATGGTGACCGGAGGCGCCTCATGGGATGAGGATGCTGAggaagacagagacacagagactcTGCACTGCCACATTTACACCAGATGTATATCATga
- the LOC117245689 gene encoding putative E3 ubiquitin-protein ligase ariadne-2, producing the protein MGGKLSTKRQRRKQSRNGVSAFQTHEEEEVYDFSDLTPRGALELDEDEWTSYSDDSSWISEEEEKCYDPQDSTLQFVDEEDVLDFLCHDFKSLRAKMSCGHAVTPMSLTIWCFCLLEKGECKFVCGQTDCDAEWPFEEVCKMALLTPEETEYFESKIFSNAAETFLDVKVCPGCQSRVMRTDLHDLSVQCPVCTARRRRAYRFCWQCLKKWKGPAPRSDRCGNADCQDPLEILRNCPDITFKDVEGVTGCPSIRACPTCGVLVEHNRTYCKNVYCVRCKVEFCFVCLKLTKECADVENISSFYELCPSGVAPRQTSIPVWQRT; encoded by the exons ATGGGAGGCAAACTGTCAACCAAACggcagaggagaaaacagagcagaaaTGGTGTCAGTGCCTTTCAGACtcatgaagaggaggaggtttATGACTTCTCAGACCTGACTCCCAGAGGCGCACTGGAGCTTGATGAAGATGAGTGGACTTCTTACTCTGACGACAGCAGCTGGATAAGCGAAGAAGAGGAGAAGTGTTATGATCCCCAGGACTCCACACTTCAATTTGTAGACGAAGAAGATGTTTTAGATT TTTTGTGTCATGACTTCAAGTCTCTCAGAGCAAAGATGTCCTGTGGTCATGCTGTCACTCCAATGTCTCTCACCATCTGGTGTTTCTGTTTGCTGGAGAAG GGTGAGTGCAAATTTGTGTGTGGCCAGACTGACTGTGATGCTGAGTGGCCCTTTGAGGAGGTTTGTAAAATGGCTCTTCTGACCCCTGAAGAAACTGAGTACTTTGAAAGTAAAATCTTCAGCAACGCTGCAGAGACTTTCTTGGATGTCAAAGTG TGTCCTGGATGCCAGTCTCGTGTGATGAGAACTGACCTCCATGATCTCAGTGTCCAGTGCCCAGTGTGCACAGCGAGGAGAAGAAGGGCTTATCGGTTCTGCTGGCAGTGTTTGAAGAAGTGGAAAGGTCCAGCTCCACGTTCAGACCGCTGTGGGAATGCAGACTGCCAAGACCCACTGGAAATACTGAGAAACTGCCCAGATATCACCTTCAAGGATGTGGAGGGGGTCACTGGCTGTCCCTCCATCCGTGCCTGTCCCACCTGTGGTGTTCTGGTGGAGCATAATAGAacttactgtaaaaatgtttactGTGTGCGGTGTAAGGTGGAgttctgttttgtgtgtctgaagCTCACTAAAGAGTGTGCGGATGTTGAAAACATATCTTCATTTTATGAACTTTGCCCCAGTGGTGTCGCACCGAGACAGACCTCTATACCTGTGTGGCAGAGGACATGA
- the LOC117272682 gene encoding uncharacterized protein LOC117272682 has protein sequence MALQNREESEEEISYDFQDLRRRFIHLEERSHVSQQSRRLPPEEKAHNFEELRSRFMNGEEESKDIRRGTTGEKCYDPRDTTLTFVQGEDEMDFLCHDFKSLRAKMSCGHAVTPMSLTIWCLYLLEEGECRFVCGQTGCDVEWTYEEVCKMALLTPEERDYFEKKMFSNAAKNYLDVKFCPGCKCRVVRTDLHNLSVCCTLCTAEKKKIYLFCWQCLREVKTPAVRLDHCENDGCISQPLETLRNCPDIIFESVKGVTGCPSIRACPTCGVLVEHNKRQCKTMVCPRCKVKFCCVCLQFTQECLKKKPYDLCSSGVAPRQTAIPVWQRT, from the exons ATGGCTCTGCAAAACAGAGAAGAATCTGAAGAGGAGATAAGTTATGACTTCCAAGACCTGAGAAGGAGGTTCATACATTTAGAGGAGAGGAGTCATGTCTCTCAACAAAGCAGGCGTTTGCCACCTGAAGAGAAGGCTCATAACTTTGAAGAGCTGAGAAGCAGATTCAtgaatggagaggaggagagtaaAGACATCAGGAGAGGAACAACTGGAGAGAAATGTTATGACCCTCGGGACACCACGCTGACATTTGTACAAGGAGAGGATGAAATGGATT TTTTGTGTCATGACTTCAAGTCTCTGAGAGCAAAGATGTCCTGCGGTCATGCTGTCACTCCGATGTCTCTCACCATCTGGTGTCTCTATTTGCTAGAAGAG GGTGAGTGCAGATTTGTGTGTGGCCAGACTGGCTGTGATGTCGAGTGGACGTATGAAGAAGTTTGTAAAATGGCTCTTCTGACCCCTGAAGAAAGGGATTactttgaaaagaaaatgttcagCAACGCTGCTAAGAACTACTTGGATGTCAAATTC TGTCCTGGCTGCAAGTGTCGTGTGGTGAGAACTGATCTACACAATCTGAGTGTGTGCTGCACACTGTGCACagcggagaaaaaaaagatttatctATTCTGCTGGCAGTGTTTGAGGGAGGTGAAAACTCCAGCTGTACGTTTAGACCACTGTGAAAATGATGGCTGCATCAGTCAGCCACTAGAGACGCTGAGAAACTGTCCTGATATCATCTTTGAGTCAGTGAAGGGGGTCACTGGCTGTCCCTCCATCCGTGCCTGTCCCACCTGTGGTGTTCTGGTGGAGCATAACAAAAGACAATGTAAAACCATGGTCTGTCCCCGGTGTAAGGTGAAGttctgttgtgtgtgtctgcagttcACTCAAGAGTGCCTGAAGAAAAAGCCATATGACCTTTGCTCCAGTGGTGTAGCACCAAGACAGACCGCTATACCTGTGTGGCAGAGGACATAA
- the LOC144459756 gene encoding uncharacterized protein LOC144459756 isoform X1 has protein sequence MVNHMGSLAGGHYTATILSHEDNTWYEFNDDRVSKVEEQPFVQNRTYNSSTAYLLMYRASNVSDRGKERQDVDEQREQKRKREADERENRRLEQNQESRRPTKKAVKQAAVSLQVQQESLILDMKKVDALLHPEQNTRYPSKQRPIDHTTAERRKQSHQVEKASSVRDRGKERQDVDEQREQKRKREAGERENRFLKQNQESRRPMKKAVKKEAVSLQVQKESLILDIKEEDALLHPEQNTRYPSKQRPVDHTTAERRKQRLQVEKGENCPQPCRNPTGIHKKALLISLISIIGALIVIVPVLVMTLKKS, from the exons ATGGTGAATCACATGGGCAGTCTAGCAGGAGGACATTACACAGCCACCATCCTGTCCCATGAGGACAACACCTGGTATGAGTTTAATGACGATCGAGTCAGCAAG GTTGAAGAGCAACCCTTTGTACAAAACAGGACTTACAA TTCCAGCACTGCATATCTGCTCATGTACAGAG CCTCAAATGTGAGCGACAGGGGGAAAGAACGACAGGATGTGGATGAACAAAgggaacaaaaaagaaaaagggaagcTGATGAGAGAGAAAACAGGCGCCTGGAACAAAATCAAGAGAGTCGAAGACCGACGAAAAAAGCTGTGAAGCAAGCAGCAGTCAGTCTTCAGGTTCAACAAGAAAGTTTAATCTTGGACATGAAGAAAGTAGACGCTCTCCTCCATCCTGAACAAAACACGAGGTACCCAAGTAAACAACGCCCAATTGATCACACAACAGCAGAAAGGAGGAAACAAAGCCACCAAGTTGAGAAAG CCTCAAGTGTGAGAGACAGGGGGAAAGAACGTCAGGATGTGGATGAACAAAgggaacaaaaaagaaaaagggaagcTGGTGAGAGAGAAAACAGGTTCCTGAAACAAAATCAAGAGAGTCGAAgaccaatgaaaaaagctgtgAAGAAAGAAGCAGTCAGTCTTCAGGTTCAAAAAGAAAGTTTAATCTTGGACATAAAGGAAGAAGATGCTCTCCTCCATCCCGAACAAAACACGAGGTACCCAAGTAAACAACGCCCGGTTGATCACACAACAGCAGAAAGGAGGAAACAAAGGCTCCAAGTTGAGAAAGGTGAG AACTGTCCGCAACCCTGCAGGAATCCAACTGGCATCCATAAGAAAGCTCTTTTGATTTCTCTCATCAGTATTATTGGTGCATTAATTGTGATAGTTCCTGTTTTAGTCATGACTCTGAAGAAATCTTAG
- the LOC144459756 gene encoding ubiquitin carboxyl-terminal hydrolase 47-like isoform X2 — protein MASSRKRSQDEVKEAERKKQKKDAVRQPQGGHYGLYNQGATCYLNSVLQVLFMTPEIHDRLNPKSQITDEELRNLFEELKKATCGTKKITDVIAIKNVRQQRDAAECLEMILQKLSPQASEAFEGQLTYTTKCSKHHSIIEETNPFWILPLSLKDTDESTYSVERGFQMIFQLKSFSGDKMVYCNECEEKTEATTGCEMVKYPQILTLLLKRFDFDYSTMSYFKSHRSVDVPRTLQRKARGGNFKFLLFAFKIFIYITVFFTVEQQVQTVWDGESHGQSSRRTLHSHHPVP, from the exons ATGGCCAGCTCCAGAAAACGATCCCAGGATGAGGTGAAAgaagcagagaggaagaaacaaaaaaaagatgcag TAAGACAGCCACAGGGAGGTCATTATGGTCTGTACAACCAGGGCGCCACATGTTACCTCAACAGTGTCCTGCAAGTTCTCTTCATGACACCAGAGATCCATGACAG GTTGAATCCAAAATCACAGATCACAGATGAAGAGCTGAGAAACCTCTTTGAAGAACtgaaaaaagcaacatgtgGAACCAAAAAGATCACGGATGTTATAGCAATCAAAAATG TTCGTCAGCAACGTGATGCAGCTGAATGCCTGGAGATGATTTTACAGAAACTCAGCCCACAGGCCTCTGAG GCTTTTGAAGGACAGCTGACATACACGACTAAGTGCTCCAAACACCACAGCATCATTGAAGAGACGAATCCATTCTGGATCCTTCCACTGTCACTGAAAGATACTGATGAATCAACCTACAGTGTG GAAAGAGGCTTTCAAATGATTTTCCAGCTTAAGTCATTCAGTGGAGACAAAATGGTGTACTGCAACGAATgtgaagagaaaacagaggcGACCACT GGATGTGAGATGGTGAAATATCCTCAGATTCTGACTCTACTCCTCAAGAGGTTTGACTTTGACTACAGCACCATGTCATATTTCAAATCACACCGCTCTGTCGACGTGCCACGAACGTTACAGAGAAAGGCAAGGGGAGGTAACTTTAAATTTCTTCTGTTTGCTTTTAAAATCTTCATATACATAACAGTGTTCTTTACTGTAGAACAACAAGTACAGACTGTATGGGATGGTGAATCACATGGGCAGTCTAGCAGGAGGACATTACACAGCCACCATCCTGTCCCATGA
- the LOC144459805 gene encoding uncharacterized protein LOC144459805: MICIILLLINLTSCVCGTFVVNVTQSSYQAEENRNITLEFTFTTKPGSSLHSLYIYCELLTDLRASVLFHLHGGVEVPESQDEQFTGRVQCDKDVLREGRLRLHVSRLRTDDSGPYLYEVFTNYGGSAAQCRLNVTAAADEPKPQRITGSPQPGSLGRIGLYTDSSSPDSLCRTLLCLQS, from the exons ATGATCtgcatcatcctgctgctcatcaacctgacctcctgtgtctgtg GGACATTTGTAGTCAATGTGACACAGTCCTCCTATCAGGCTGAGGAGAACCGCAACATCACACTGGAATTCACCTTCACAACCAAACCTGGCAGCTCCCTCCACTCCCTTTATATCTACTGTGAACTGTTAACTGATCTCAGAGCCTCAGTCCTGTTTCATCTACATGGAGGTGTTGAGGTCCCAGAGTCTCAGGATGAACAGTTCACAGGACGAGTCCAGTGTGACAAAGACGTCCTCAGAGAGGGACGACTAAGACTTCATGTGTCCAGACTCAGGACTGATGACTCTGGCCCATACCTGTATGAAGTGTTCACAAATTATGGTGGGAGCGCTGCTCAATGTCGGCTCAATGTCACTG CAGCTGCTGATGAGCCCAAACCTCAGAGAATAACAGGGAGTCCACAACCAGGGAGTCTAGGAAGGATTGGCCTCtacactgacagcagcagccCTGACTCTCTCTGTCGGACTCTGCTTTGCCTTCAAAGTTAA